One Methanocaldococcus infernus ME DNA segment encodes these proteins:
- a CDS encoding aconitase X yields MYLTKEEEKILDGERGEILRRCLNLLVSLGEIYGAERLIEIRSAQISGVSYKTIRDVGLEFIEDLARENVKVKVISTLNPAGMDLDRWRDLEISEEFAEKQLRIIKAFEKLGVELSCTCTPYLTGNIPTFGDHIAWAESSAVAFANSVLGAKTNREGGPSALAAAILGKTPYYGYHLDENRKANYIVKLELSKNWGESLYGALGYLIGKMVKNGIPYFENLYKLKPSLDSLKSLGASMAASGGIALFHAKHLTAEAKVRDVIGEAERIEIDDKEIEEAYSSLNSTEDYELICLGCPHCSLEEIKKVANLLKDKKLDRELWVCTSLQVKAIADRMGYTKIIEKAGGKVIKDTCMVVAPIEELGYKSVATNSGKASVYLPSFCKSKVYFSDVEDILKH; encoded by the coding sequence TTGTATTTAACAAAGGAAGAGGAGAAAATTTTAGATGGAGAGAGAGGGGAGATTTTAAGAAGGTGTTTGAATCTCTTAGTTTCCCTTGGAGAGATCTATGGAGCTGAGAGGTTAATAGAGATAAGGTCAGCTCAGATCTCAGGAGTTTCTTACAAAACTATTAGAGATGTTGGCTTAGAGTTCATTGAAGACTTAGCCAGGGAAAATGTTAAAGTTAAGGTTATCTCTACCCTAAACCCAGCAGGGATGGACTTAGATAGATGGAGAGATCTTGAAATAAGTGAAGAGTTTGCTGAAAAGCAATTAAGGATTATAAAAGCCTTTGAAAAACTTGGGGTTGAGCTTAGCTGTACTTGCACTCCCTATTTAACTGGCAACATTCCAACCTTTGGAGACCATATAGCTTGGGCTGAAAGCTCAGCTGTAGCCTTTGCCAACTCTGTCTTAGGAGCCAAAACCAACAGAGAAGGAGGCCCATCAGCACTGGCAGCAGCTATATTGGGGAAAACTCCTTACTATGGCTATCACTTAGATGAGAATAGGAAAGCTAACTATATAGTGAAGTTAGAGCTTTCAAAAAATTGGGGAGAAAGCCTTTATGGAGCTTTAGGTTATCTTATAGGAAAGATGGTTAAGAATGGAATCCCTTATTTTGAAAATCTTTATAAGCTTAAGCCAAGCTTAGACAGCTTAAAAAGCTTAGGAGCTTCAATGGCAGCCTCTGGAGGAATAGCTCTATTTCATGCTAAGCATCTAACAGCTGAGGCTAAAGTGAGAGATGTTATTGGAGAGGCTGAGAGGATAGAGATTGATGATAAGGAGATAGAAGAAGCTTACAGTTCTCTCAACTCAACTGAAGATTATGAGCTAATTTGCTTAGGCTGTCCCCACTGTAGCTTAGAAGAGATAAAGAAAGTGGCTAACTTATTAAAAGATAAAAAATTAGATAGGGAACTTTGGGTCTGTACCTCTCTACAAGTAAAGGCTATTGCTGATAGAATGGGATACACCAAAATTATAGAAAAAGCTGGGGGAAAGGTTATAAAAGATACTTGTATGGTTGTAGCTCCAATAGAAGAGCTTGGCTATAAAAGTGTGGCAACAAACTCTGGAAAGGCTTCTGTCTATTTACCAAGCTTCTGTAAAAGTAAGGTTTATTTTTCAGATGTAGAAGATATCCTTAAGCATTAA